Proteins encoded together in one Sinorhizobium meliloti window:
- a CDS encoding putative bifunctional diguanylate cyclase/phosphodiesterase, whose protein sequence is MTLGKRALILIFPVVLAGYLLAALSVHVAQSRSIRALEHAKLSQRLEHAASVFQNEVRRSRGALNALLSGNALRQYVAETDKKYRANALGVRLQESLTSLSDDPAGFISLAVLNSKLEAEYYFENSWDPFAEIDPAQLDLARQLLNGSKLGDWSYVDSAGDRPRIVYSLFVDPVTFGRPAPSNRANALLMQVAVQPDRFLRLLAPLKREYGADIVLQPWPLAVTDDLSASVPLGPALHATLTVSDAHFEAQMMRQKVLLALGALAMSLFSIWLIIVLIRRFITGPIATLDTNVMAVMAGARAEIAEVDEAGEIGRLTRNIREMHRQSVQSLQLVQRSSWTDTLTGISNRGRFNMLAAQAVQEAVASGEKCSLLFIDIDNFKFVNDKHGHDVGDELLKTLAARIARDVGAITRRRGQEPAILARLSGDEFAVLLRSQLGDGAVREVCGAILALFSDGFELSGKRYPVTASIGVAACPDDASSVAELISNADAAMYQAKSAGKNRSARFSRALNDKRTRQRQIQDELRALDPDEQFHLVYMPIVDAGGKVTGCEALLRWHSPVLGHVTPDEFVPIAESSGLFTKIDWWVIDKAMSDCHQLKALFGPDTVLAINISSAELHSKSINDHFSDCLARHGLEARSIDIELTETFAVQISDQLRLNMEELRSKGFRLSIDDFGAGYTSVQQIIDYAADTIKLDRALVSNLAASRSLAVLKAVVALCHAKEMTVVGEGVDTPEKLAMLTAAGCDRFQGYLISKPLPLTELAIWALSRVALAADKPADDDGWPVAASRR, encoded by the coding sequence GTGACCCTCGGCAAGCGTGCGCTCATCCTCATCTTTCCGGTCGTGCTGGCGGGTTATCTTCTCGCGGCTCTCTCCGTACACGTCGCCCAGAGCCGTTCCATCCGCGCACTCGAGCACGCCAAGCTCTCACAACGGCTCGAACATGCCGCCTCCGTCTTCCAGAACGAGGTTCGGCGCAGCCGCGGTGCCCTTAACGCGCTTTTGAGCGGCAACGCGCTGCGGCAATACGTGGCCGAAACCGACAAGAAATATCGCGCCAATGCGCTCGGTGTGCGGCTGCAGGAGAGCCTGACCTCGCTGTCCGACGACCCTGCGGGGTTTATCTCCCTGGCCGTTCTCAACAGCAAGCTGGAAGCGGAGTACTACTTCGAGAACAGTTGGGATCCCTTTGCGGAAATCGATCCGGCACAGCTCGATCTCGCGCGCCAGTTGCTCAACGGATCGAAACTCGGCGACTGGAGCTATGTCGACTCCGCCGGCGACCGGCCGCGGATCGTCTATTCGCTGTTCGTCGATCCGGTAACCTTTGGCCGGCCGGCTCCCAGCAACAGGGCAAATGCGCTGCTGATGCAGGTTGCGGTACAGCCCGACCGCTTTCTCAGGCTGCTGGCCCCGCTGAAAAGGGAATATGGCGCCGATATCGTCCTCCAGCCGTGGCCGCTTGCCGTGACCGACGATCTGTCGGCAAGCGTTCCTCTCGGGCCCGCCTTGCATGCGACGCTGACGGTTTCTGATGCGCATTTCGAAGCCCAGATGATGCGGCAGAAAGTGCTCCTCGCCCTCGGCGCTTTGGCCATGAGCCTCTTTTCGATCTGGCTGATCATCGTGCTCATCCGCCGCTTCATCACGGGCCCGATCGCAACGCTCGATACCAATGTCATGGCGGTGATGGCCGGCGCGCGCGCGGAAATCGCCGAGGTGGACGAGGCCGGTGAAATCGGCCGTCTGACCCGAAACATCCGGGAGATGCATCGACAATCCGTCCAGTCGCTCCAACTCGTGCAGCGGAGTTCCTGGACCGACACGTTGACGGGCATCAGCAACCGGGGACGCTTCAACATGCTTGCCGCGCAGGCCGTCCAGGAGGCTGTCGCATCCGGCGAGAAATGCAGCCTGCTTTTCATCGACATCGACAACTTCAAGTTCGTCAACGACAAGCACGGCCACGATGTCGGCGACGAGCTCTTGAAAACGCTCGCCGCCCGGATCGCACGCGACGTCGGAGCGATCACGCGCAGGCGTGGACAGGAGCCGGCCATCCTCGCGCGGCTCTCCGGCGACGAGTTCGCGGTTCTGTTGCGTTCGCAGCTCGGCGACGGCGCGGTGCGGGAGGTTTGCGGCGCGATCCTCGCCCTGTTTTCGGACGGGTTCGAGCTTTCCGGCAAGCGTTATCCGGTCACGGCAAGCATCGGCGTTGCCGCATGTCCTGATGATGCGAGCTCGGTCGCGGAGCTGATCTCGAATGCCGACGCCGCCATGTACCAGGCGAAGAGCGCCGGCAAGAACCGGTCCGCCCGCTTCTCCCGCGCGCTCAACGACAAGCGCACCCGCCAGCGGCAGATCCAGGATGAGCTGCGCGCGCTCGATCCCGACGAGCAGTTTCACCTTGTCTACATGCCGATCGTCGACGCCGGCGGAAAAGTCACCGGCTGCGAGGCTCTGTTGCGCTGGCATTCGCCGGTCCTGGGGCATGTGACGCCGGACGAATTCGTTCCGATAGCCGAGAGCTCCGGTCTGTTCACGAAAATCGACTGGTGGGTTATCGACAAGGCGATGTCGGATTGCCACCAGCTGAAGGCGCTGTTCGGCCCCGATACGGTTCTGGCGATCAACATCTCCTCGGCCGAACTGCACTCGAAGTCGATCAACGACCATTTTTCGGACTGCCTCGCGCGCCACGGCCTGGAGGCGCGATCGATCGACATCGAGCTCACCGAAACGTTCGCCGTCCAGATCAGCGATCAATTGCGCCTGAACATGGAAGAGCTCAGGAGCAAAGGCTTCCGGCTCTCGATAGACGACTTCGGCGCCGGCTACACATCGGTTCAGCAGATCATCGATTATGCCGCCGACACGATTAAGCTCGACCGGGCGCTCGTCTCCAACCTGGCCGCTTCGCGATCGCTGGCGGTACTCAAAGCGGTCGTCGCGCTGTGCCACGCGAAGGAGATGACCGTGGTCGGCGAAGGCGTCGATACGCCGGAAAAGCTCGCCATGCTGACGGCGGCGGGCTGCGACCGCTTTCAGGGCTATCTGATCAGCAAGCCGCTCCCGCTCACCGAGCTGGCGATCTGGGCGCTCTCCCGGGTCGCGCTCGCCGCAGACAAGCCGGCTGACGACGACGGCTGGCCGGTGGCTGCAAGCCGGCGCTGA
- a CDS encoding MFS transporter, which produces MATVTSAGTISPEKTAFSVILAVSFCHMLNDIMQSLLTALYPLLKENYALDFVQIGLLTFTFQVTASMLQPAIGIVTDRWALPYSLPFAMLSTCMGLLLLANADHFWMLLLAASLIGIGSAIFHPESSRVARLASGGRHGLAQSLFQVGGNAGSALGPLLAAFIVLPFGQGSLGWFSIVAITGFFVLSWVSMWYVRHRRATMSRPVPSRALPLPKARVLWTIAILVLLTATKNVYLTSISSYFTFFVIERFGTSVQQAQLMLFLFLGSAAAGTFLGGPIGDRYGARFVIWFSILGVVPFTLLLPYANLFWTGVLSVIIGLIFSSAFSAIVVFAQELVPGRVGLIAGVFFGFAFGAGGMGAAVLGVFADRQGIEFVYKICSYLPLLGLLTVFLPKLPAR; this is translated from the coding sequence ATGGCAACGGTCACGTCGGCGGGCACCATCAGCCCGGAAAAGACAGCATTTTCGGTCATCCTGGCGGTCAGCTTCTGTCATATGCTGAACGACATCATGCAATCGCTGCTGACGGCGCTCTATCCTTTGCTCAAGGAAAACTACGCGCTCGATTTCGTCCAGATCGGCCTTCTGACGTTCACGTTTCAGGTGACGGCGTCGATGCTGCAGCCGGCCATCGGCATCGTGACGGATCGTTGGGCGCTACCCTATTCGCTGCCGTTCGCCATGCTCTCGACCTGCATGGGCCTTCTGCTTCTCGCCAATGCCGATCACTTCTGGATGCTTCTCTTGGCTGCGAGCCTGATCGGCATCGGGTCGGCGATCTTCCACCCCGAATCCTCCCGCGTGGCCCGGCTTGCGTCGGGCGGCCGCCACGGGCTGGCTCAGTCGCTGTTCCAGGTCGGCGGCAATGCCGGAAGCGCGCTTGGCCCGCTGCTGGCCGCATTCATCGTGCTCCCTTTCGGCCAGGGCAGCCTGGGCTGGTTCTCCATCGTCGCCATCACCGGGTTCTTCGTGCTTTCCTGGGTGAGCATGTGGTACGTCCGCCACCGCCGCGCGACCATGAGCCGTCCCGTCCCCAGCCGCGCGCTGCCCTTGCCGAAGGCGCGGGTCCTGTGGACGATCGCGATCCTCGTCCTGCTGACGGCTACGAAGAACGTCTATCTCACCAGCATCTCGAGCTATTTCACCTTCTTCGTCATTGAAAGGTTCGGCACCAGCGTACAGCAGGCGCAGCTAATGCTGTTCCTCTTCCTCGGTTCGGCGGCCGCAGGAACCTTCCTCGGCGGCCCGATCGGCGATCGATACGGCGCCCGCTTCGTCATCTGGTTCTCGATCCTCGGCGTCGTTCCTTTCACTCTTCTGCTGCCTTATGCGAACCTGTTCTGGACGGGCGTGCTGAGCGTCATCATCGGCCTCATCTTTTCGTCCGCTTTCTCGGCGATCGTCGTCTTCGCGCAGGAACTCGTTCCGGGCCGGGTGGGGCTCATCGCCGGCGTTTTCTTCGGTTTCGCCTTCGGCGCCGGCGGCATGGGCGCCGCGGTCCTCGGCGTCTTCGCCGATCGGCAGGGCATCGAGTTCGTCTATAAGATCTGCTCCTATCTGCCGCTCCTCGGGCTGCTCACCGTATTTCTGCCGAAGCTGCCGGCGCGATGA
- the ubiA gene encoding 4-hydroxybenzoate octaprenyltransferase, translating to MNSSSIDSGRVHDAPSNNWVYRVLPRALWPYAQLARWDRPIGWQLLLWPCLWSAAMASGTAASLGSFSAGRFLFHVFLFVVGAIAMRGAGCTYNDIVDHDIDMEVARTRSRPLPSGRVTRFQAKAFMLLQALVGLVVLLQFNGFTIFLGFLSLALVAIYPFAKRFTDWPQFFLGLAFSWGAIMGWTAEFGSLSLAAIILYVAAIAWTIGYDTIYAYQDREDDELIGVRSTARRFGDNPRPWLIGLYGIAVFLMLFAFLSAGAGFFAYVGVLVAAVMLAYQILVLNIHDPLQCLALFKFNGVVGLIIFAGVVLSLLVRLI from the coding sequence ATGAACAGTTCTTCCATCGATTCCGGCCGCGTGCACGACGCTCCGTCCAACAATTGGGTCTATCGGGTTCTGCCGCGAGCGCTGTGGCCCTATGCGCAGCTCGCGCGTTGGGACCGGCCGATCGGCTGGCAATTGCTCTTGTGGCCGTGCCTCTGGTCGGCGGCCATGGCGTCCGGAACGGCGGCATCGCTCGGCAGCTTTTCGGCTGGGCGATTTCTCTTCCATGTCTTTCTGTTCGTTGTCGGAGCGATTGCCATGCGCGGCGCCGGCTGTACCTACAACGACATCGTCGATCACGACATCGACATGGAAGTGGCACGTACGCGCTCCCGACCGCTGCCTTCCGGCCGCGTCACCCGTTTTCAGGCGAAGGCATTCATGCTGTTGCAGGCCCTTGTGGGCCTCGTCGTGCTGCTGCAGTTCAACGGTTTCACGATTTTTCTCGGCTTCCTTTCGCTGGCGCTGGTCGCGATCTATCCTTTCGCCAAGCGCTTCACGGACTGGCCGCAGTTTTTCCTCGGGCTCGCCTTCTCCTGGGGCGCGATCATGGGTTGGACCGCGGAATTCGGCAGCCTCTCCCTGGCTGCGATCATCCTCTACGTTGCCGCCATCGCCTGGACCATCGGTTATGATACCATCTATGCCTATCAGGACAGGGAGGACGACGAGCTGATCGGCGTTCGCTCGACCGCCCGCCGCTTCGGCGACAACCCGCGGCCCTGGCTTATCGGGCTATACGGGATTGCGGTTTTCCTGATGCTTTTCGCCTTCCTGTCCGCCGGCGCCGGATTTTTCGCCTATGTCGGGGTTCTGGTGGCCGCGGTGATGCTCGCCTATCAGATTCTCGTATTGAACATTCACGATCCGCTACAATGTCTCGCGCTGTTCAAGTTCAACGGCGTCGTCGGCCTGATCATCTTTGCTGGAGTTGTGCTCTCGCTTCTCGTGCGGCTCATTTGA
- a CDS encoding MipA/OmpV family protein, whose product MRTRVVFLASQAFLLAAGVVAAEERRYPWSGDWYLKIGATGFLGPEYEGGSKRMLQAAPLVSLGKAGSAVRFSSRNDNMSYALLDQGHFRAGAVGKLIFERDEDDSSDLKGLDHPKFGGEIGGFAEVYPTDWMRLRAEIRQGIRSHHGVVADVAADAFADLGETVRISAGPRLTAASSDYFDAYYGVNAAESAASGLGTYDPGGGIHSAGFGAEINWMATEKLEAGVYAEYRRLMGAAADSSLVRERGSPDQFLVGVTATYRFDFTLP is encoded by the coding sequence ATGAGAACTCGTGTTGTTTTTCTTGCGTCTCAGGCTTTTCTTCTTGCAGCCGGAGTCGTTGCCGCCGAAGAACGCCGGTACCCCTGGTCTGGAGACTGGTATCTGAAGATAGGCGCCACTGGTTTTCTCGGTCCGGAGTATGAAGGCGGTTCGAAGCGCATGCTTCAGGCGGCGCCGCTCGTTTCGCTCGGCAAGGCTGGCAGCGCCGTGCGCTTTTCGTCGCGCAACGACAACATGTCCTACGCCCTGCTCGACCAGGGACATTTTCGCGCTGGCGCCGTCGGCAAATTGATTTTCGAGCGTGACGAGGACGATTCGAGCGATCTTAAAGGCCTCGACCATCCGAAATTCGGCGGCGAAATCGGCGGTTTCGCGGAAGTCTACCCCACGGACTGGATGCGCCTTCGCGCCGAGATACGTCAGGGTATCCGCAGCCATCACGGGGTCGTCGCCGACGTCGCGGCGGATGCCTTCGCCGATCTCGGCGAAACCGTCCGCATTTCCGCCGGACCGCGGTTGACGGCGGCATCAAGCGATTATTTCGACGCCTATTATGGCGTCAACGCAGCGGAATCCGCTGCTTCGGGACTCGGCACCTATGATCCGGGTGGCGGTATTCACTCCGCGGGGTTCGGGGCGGAGATCAACTGGATGGCGACCGAGAAGCTCGAAGCGGGTGTCTATGCCGAATATCGGCGATTGATGGGCGCTGCCGCCGATTCAAGCCTCGTACGCGAGCGCGGCAGCCCCGACCAGTTCCTCGTCGGGGTGACCGCGACCTATCGCTTCGATTTCACGCTCCCCTGA
- a CDS encoding AraC family transcriptional regulator, which produces MAKSDRHHLPKLPDADHFRSLEWIEKANAPVLAIGRDYACGLTVPSHSHSRTQLWWARSGVVLVYTSEGRWMIPPGHALLVPAGIEHSAEMVSDVRMHSIYIPPEASEARRPLVLEMSALVGSLIDELVGAGNEASSERRESLIMELLLTEIPRLNQRPLGLPFPRDRKLAALCRQFLEAPSASANIDAWAARMGISRRSFTRLFRQETGVSFVTWRQHACIFASLPRIADGEPITTVALDAGYENVAAFTTMFRRMLGAPPSVYLRDQRT; this is translated from the coding sequence ATGGCGAAATCCGACCGACATCACCTGCCAAAGTTGCCGGACGCGGACCATTTCAGAAGCCTGGAATGGATCGAGAAGGCGAACGCGCCCGTTCTCGCGATCGGGAGGGACTACGCCTGCGGGCTCACCGTGCCCTCCCACAGCCACAGCCGGACGCAACTCTGGTGGGCGCGTTCGGGGGTGGTGCTCGTCTATACGTCGGAGGGACGCTGGATGATTCCCCCGGGACACGCCCTGCTGGTTCCCGCGGGAATCGAGCATTCGGCCGAGATGGTCAGCGATGTGCGTATGCATTCCATCTACATCCCGCCGGAGGCAAGCGAAGCGCGCCGGCCCCTCGTCCTGGAAATGAGCGCGCTCGTCGGCAGCCTCATCGACGAACTCGTCGGCGCCGGGAACGAAGCATCGTCGGAACGGCGCGAAAGCCTGATCATGGAATTGCTGCTCACGGAAATACCGCGGCTCAACCAGCGACCTTTAGGCCTGCCTTTCCCGCGCGACCGCAAGCTTGCAGCCCTCTGCCGGCAATTTCTGGAGGCGCCGTCGGCATCCGCGAATATCGACGCGTGGGCGGCGCGCATGGGCATCAGCCGGCGTTCCTTCACGCGGCTCTTCCGGCAGGAGACGGGCGTGAGCTTCGTCACGTGGCGCCAGCATGCCTGCATCTTCGCCTCGCTGCCGCGCATTGCGGACGGCGAGCCGATCACCACGGTGGCGCTCGACGCCGGTTACGAGAACGTCGCAGCTTTCACGACCATGTTCCGCCGCATGCTGGGTGCGCCGCCGAGCGTCTATCTGCGTGACCAGCGGACCTGA
- a CDS encoding spermidine/putrescine ABC transporter substrate-binding protein, which yields MNARRAISVFLATLLCASASRAETLNLLIWEDYIAESLIDRWTEKTGVSIRQINFDSDDARDEILADPGRNIDLVIVDENGATLFGRKGIIEPLSETNLPALADYAPQWRKSCAGYGLPYFWGTVGILYRSDVVTPPPTSWRDMMRPAPALQKHIAMFADHSEIFVPPLILLGASVNADDTATLKAAFALLKTQAPSVLTYDYVVTSIQDPALAGNIYLALGYSGDQHVLNSKAGKAGLWRYAVPKEGTLSWLDCFSVTAASPRKQRALEFLNFIGSPEAAAANAIALNMPTASGAALKLLPETMRSDPEIYPPSEIMAKNQHHQELSVRSIEARRRIINTLANFQ from the coding sequence ATGAACGCACGCAGGGCTATTTCCGTCTTTCTGGCGACACTGCTTTGCGCTTCTGCGAGCCGCGCCGAAACGCTCAACCTGCTTATCTGGGAAGACTATATCGCCGAGAGTCTCATCGACCGCTGGACCGAAAAGACGGGCGTTTCCATCCGCCAGATCAATTTCGACAGCGACGATGCCCGCGACGAGATTCTTGCCGATCCGGGCCGTAACATCGATCTGGTCATCGTCGATGAGAACGGCGCGACGCTTTTCGGACGGAAGGGCATCATCGAGCCGCTCTCCGAGACCAATCTGCCCGCGCTCGCGGACTATGCGCCGCAATGGCGCAAATCCTGCGCCGGTTACGGCCTTCCCTACTTCTGGGGCACGGTCGGCATCCTCTATCGCTCCGATGTGGTTACGCCGCCACCGACATCCTGGCGTGACATGATGCGTCCGGCACCGGCGCTGCAGAAGCACATCGCCATGTTCGCCGACCACAGCGAGATTTTCGTGCCACCGCTGATACTGCTCGGCGCCTCCGTCAATGCCGACGACACGGCAACGCTGAAGGCCGCATTCGCGCTCCTGAAGACGCAGGCCCCATCCGTGCTGACCTACGACTACGTCGTCACCTCGATCCAGGATCCGGCCTTGGCCGGAAATATTTATCTGGCGCTGGGCTATAGCGGCGATCAGCATGTGCTCAACAGTAAAGCCGGCAAGGCGGGGCTATGGCGCTACGCGGTCCCGAAAGAGGGCACGCTGTCGTGGCTCGACTGTTTTTCCGTCACGGCCGCATCCCCTCGCAAGCAAAGGGCTCTCGAATTCCTGAACTTCATCGGATCGCCGGAGGCCGCCGCTGCCAACGCGATCGCGCTCAACATGCCGACTGCAAGCGGCGCGGCTCTCAAGCTCCTTCCGGAGACCATGCGCTCCGATCCGGAAATCTACCCGCCGTCCGAAATCATGGCGAAAAACCAGCATCACCAGGAATTGTCCGTCAGGTCGATCGAAGCGCGCCGGCGAATCATCAACACGTTGGCGAACTTCCAGTGA